One window from the genome of Hyperolius riggenbachi isolate aHypRig1 chromosome 6, aHypRig1.pri, whole genome shotgun sequence encodes:
- the LOC137522313 gene encoding octapeptide-repeat protein T2-like, with product MGERAEAQSDGRESGGSERMGERGGSDDGRERERERRVRVDGRESRGSEGMGESGGSEQMGERAEAQSGWERERRLRADGRESGGSERMGERAEAQSGWERERRLRADAQSGWDRERRLKADGRERAEAQSGWERERGSERMGERAEAQSGWERERRLRADGRESGGSADWERERRLR from the coding sequence atgggagagagagcTGAGGCTCAGAGCGatgggagagagagcggaggctcagagcggatgggagagagaggaggctcagatgatgggagagagagagagagagagaggagggtcagagtggatgggagagagagcagaggctCAGAGGGGATGGGAGAGAGCGGAGGCTCAGAGCAGatgggagagagagcggaggctcagagcggatgggagagagagcggaggctcagagcggatgggagagagagcggaggctcagagcggatgggagagagagcggaggctcagagcggatgggagagagagcggaggctcagagcggatgCTCAGAGCGGATGGGATAGAGAGCGGAGACTCAaagcggatgggagagagagagcagaagctcagagcggatgggagagagagcgaggctcagagcggatgggagagagagcggaggctcagagcggatgggagagagagcggaggctcagagcggatgggagagagagcggaggctcaGCGGATtgggagagagagcggaggcttagatga
- the LOC137522312 gene encoding octapeptide-repeat protein T2-like, whose protein sequence is MGERAEAQSGRERERRLRADRRESGGSERMGERARRLRVNGRESAEAQSGWERERMGERERGGSERMGKRAEAQSGWERERRLRADGRESAEAQSGWERARGGSERWRESGGSERKGRERVEAQSGWERERRGERAEAQSGWERRRGVKEGGAHTGALHQALYLHS, encoded by the coding sequence atgggagagagagcggaggctcaGAGCGGAAGGGAAAGAGAgcggaggctcagagcggatcggagagagagcggaggctcagagcggatgggagagagagcgCGGAGGCTCAGAGTGAATGGGAGAGAGAGCgcggaggctcagagcggatgggagagagagcggatgggagagagagagcgcggaggctcagagcggatgggaaagagagcggaggctcagagcggatgggagagagagcggaggctcagagcggatgggagagagagcgCGGAGGCTCAGAGTGGATGGGAGAGAGCGCGCGGAGGCTCAGAGCGAtggagagagagcggaggctcagagcggaaggggagagagagagtggaagctcagagcggatgggagagagagcgaaggggagagagagcggaggctcagagcggatgggagagaAGGCGAGGGGTGAAAGAAGGGGGAGCTCACACAGGTGCCTTGCATCAGGCATTATATTTGCATTCataa